One region of Eupeodes corollae chromosome 1, idEupCoro1.1, whole genome shotgun sequence genomic DNA includes:
- the LOC129942617 gene encoding uncharacterized protein LOC129942617, translated as MYICFKCLKHYPSSDDLIRHLKYDHLIKNGNLQCKQNECHQKFSSYRNLRRHLENLHKNSKIIVDQSISRTHATINTSRNFEISVSQVVEPFEVEVSKKYFIGEIINDLRIKALTLSLKLYARTFMPQKEVLEIQKMISSFLSTITNSIELITLGKIPEEITKEFDTLLSFCSDPYQEVKTEHKMFKVLSELKIFEAPKSFVIENKISEKVVKGIPTFDVKSINVYMMSLRFQFKSLFEIPGILRLTIENQEKHLNQDHIKNFINGEVFKEKKKMFQTNFIIPYTLYFDDFQINNPLGTHTSSICACYYTFPTLPQYLQSQLEFLFHAAFISSSYLKKCGNEVTFHHLIEELQHLENGIELETDNGKLVVHFVLWLIVGDNLGLNSLFGFVQSFTAKRYCRGCTRTRSEMKADNKEILLSLRTKENYENDLLQDNFLETGIKSNCIFNNLFSFHVSQNFYFDLMHDVLEGVIVYDVCNILMGLIEHKNISLQILNNRKQLFQYGETEIGNLSSPIDMKRLKSFNLKMTASEVLCFLHFLPLMVGDLIDPKNSYWILLAKLVKMFDLLFKTQFSENDLITLRKLITEHHTHYVKLFGPTLKPKHHFLVHYPTAIKKCGPLKYVWVMRFEAKHKEGKAYLSNITSRLNAPHSLAIKASLQFSYFLTKNKLGIKPPFDESIFKSNVLLSKEYFTELVSFGINLDKVRFAGCVTYEGILYKNNNYLAVADSSFKLYKIISLLFENNNLLTLCSEIKIKMFNEHFQAYEVGEKIGTLLLKNINSFTSPPLHLYQINNGKTFTRNKYL; from the coding sequence atgtatatttgttttaaatgtttaaaacattatCCAAGCTCAGATGATCTCATACGTCACCTGAAATATgaccatttaattaaaaacggCAACTTGCAATGTAAACAAAATGAATGTCATCAAAAATTTTCTAGCTATAGAAATTTACGACGGCATTTAGAAAATTTGCATAAGAACTCAAAAATAATAGTAGATCAGTCTATATCAAGAACTCATGCTACTATCAATACTTctcgaaattttgaaataagcgTCAGCCAAGTGGTTGAACCTTTTGAAGTTGAAGTaagtaagaaatattttattggtGAAATAATAAACGACCTAAGAATTAAAGCCTTAACTTTATCTCTGAAACTTTATGCTAGAACTTTTATGCCTCAGAAAgaagttcttgaaattcaaaagatgatttcaagttttttatccACTATAACTAATTCAATTGAACTTATAACTTTAGGTAAAATTCCTGAAGAAATTACTAAAGAATTTGACACTTTATTATCCTTTTGCAGTGATCCTTACCAAGAAGTAAAAACTgaacataaaatgtttaaagtattaagtgaacttaaaatatttgaagcaCCAAAATCATTTgtgatagaaaacaaaatatctgaGAAAGTAGTTAAGGGAATCCCTACTTTTGATGTTAAATCTATTAATGTTTATATGATGTCACTTCGATTTCAGTTTAAGTCACTGTTTGAAATACCAGGAATTTTGAGGCTAACCATAGAAAATCAAGAAAAGCATTTAAATCAGGATCATATCAAAAACTTTATCAATGGTGAagtctttaaagaaaaaaaaaagatgtttcaaACGAATTTCATTATACCCTATACTTTATATTTTgacgattttcaaattaataatccCCTTGGTACTCACACATCCTCGATATGTGCTTGCTATTATACATTTCCAACTCTTCCTCAGTATTTACAATCCCAGTTAGAGTTTTTATTCCATGCTGCTTTTATTTCatcaagttatttaaaaaagtgtggGAATGAAGTAACTTTCCATCACTTGATTGAAGAGTTACAGCATTTAGAAAATGGAATAGAATTAGAAACAGATAATGGGAAGCTAGTTGTGCATTTTGTTTTATGGTTAATTGTAGGAGACAATTTAGGACTAAACAGTCTTTTTGGATTTGTACAGTCTTTCACAGCAAAACGATATTGTCGTGGTTGTACAAGAACCCGTTCTGAAATGAAAGCCGATAACAAAGAAATTTTGCTGAGCTTGCgtacaaaagaaaattatgaaaatgatCTTTTACAAGATAACTTTTTAGAGACAGGAATAAAAAgcaattgcatttttaataatttattcagcTTTCACGTGAGTCagaatttttatttcgatttgaTGCATGACGTCCTGGAAGGGGTTATCGTATATGATGTTTGTAACATTTTAATGGGCTTAattgaacataaaaatatatctttgcaaattttgaataacagaaaacaactttttcaatacGGAGAAACCGAAATAGGAAATCTTTCTTCTCCCATCGATATGAAAAGACTAAAAtcctttaatttgaaaatgacAGCTAGTGAAGTATTGtgctttcttcattttttgcCATTAATGGTAGGTGATTTGATTGATCCAAAAAATTCATACTGGATATTGTTGGCAAAActtgtaaaaatgtttgatttgttatttaaaactcAGTTTAGTGAGAATGACTTGATAACTTTAAGAAAGTTGATTACTGAACACCATACACATTATGTGAAGTTGTTTGGACCAACTTTAAAACCCAAACACCACTTTTTGGTACATTACCCTAcagcaattaaaaaatgtggGCCTTTAAAATACGTCTGGGTAATGCGGTTTGAAGCTAAACATAAGGAGGGTAAAGCGTACCTTAGTAATATTACATCTAGGTTAAATGCACCCCATTCACTTGCCATTAAGGCATCActgcaattttcttattttttaactaaaaataagttAGGGATTAAACCTCCCTTTGatgaaagtatttttaaaagcaatgttTTGTTAAGTAAGGAATATTTTACCGAATTAGTTTCTTTCGGTATCAATTTAGACAAAGTCAGATTTGCAGGTTGTGTGACGTATGAGGGTATactgtacaaaaataataactactTAGCTGTTGCTGATTCCTCCTTTAagctatataaaataatttctttgctgtttgaaaataataatttgttaacaCTTTGTTCCgaaataaagattaaaatgtttaacGAGCACTTTCAAGCCTACGAAGTTGGAGAAAAAATTGGGaccttacttttaaaaaatattaactctTTCACAAGTCCTCCACTCCActtatatcaaataaataatggaAAAACTTTTACCaggaataaatatttgtaa